The following DNA comes from Fibrobacter sp..
TTGAAAAACTCACCCGCGTGAAGATTCCCGAAGGTGATGCAAGTGTATTTGAAAAGCTGCCGCCGCCCCAGAAGGAAACACCAGAAAGCGAACTGCGCAATGCCCGCGGCCGCATGCCTCGTGGTCAGAAAGGTGGCCGAGATAATCGCCAGGCTGGTGCCGACCAAGACCGTCGTGATGACCGTCAGAACGCAAGCCAGAAACGCCGCGCAGACCAACGTCGTTCTGGAGGGAGCGACGCGGCCGATAGAATCCAGGAACAACAGTCCGCAAAGTTTGACTGGCGCAAGCACCAGGCCGACAAGCGCAACGCCCGCGCCGCTGAACAAGCCCGTGAAGCCCAACGTCATTCTGGAGTAAATACAGACTCTCGTCGTTCTGGAGGGAGCAACGCGACCGATAGAATCCAAGGCAAGAATAATTCAGCACCGCAGAACTCTGCAGACGGCGACAATCTAAACCGCCGAACCATCGGCCGAAACCGCCCTGGCTCCCGTGCCCGCAAGCGTATGCGTGAGCAGGCCGCCGCCAGCGCCGCCGCTCTCCTTGCTCGCGGTGGAAAGTAATTGTTGCGCAGGAATGGGTATGAAGAAATACTTTTGTACGTTGTTGTTCTCCTTGGTCGCCCTTCTTGCTGGCTGTGGAGAAGATGGCGCCCATCACGCAGTGGCAAATCCTGTTCAGGATGATGTTTTGGATGAGTTTTCTTCCAGTTCCTTTGTTATGGAGCTGCCAGTCAGTTCTGAATACACACTTCCATCGCTTAGCTCCTCCTTTCTTGAATGGAGTTCATCCTCATTTGTGTTGTGGTCCAGTTCTTCCTGGGAGAATGGTTTACTTTCGTCATCGTCTCTTCAGCAGGAATCTTCCTCCTCAAAAGAACAAGAGTCTTCTTCCTCGAAAAATCTGGAATCTTCCTCTTCCTCAGAATGGAGCAGTTCTTCCTCGGAGCAGCAAAGTTCCTCCTCTGTCAAGCTGACCTTGGAACAGGAAGTTGCCATGGATCGTCAGTATGTGGCCGCAGGCAGCTACAGTGAATTTCAAAGTGTGTCCAATGTCTTGAATCAGGTACAGCCTAATCAGAAACTGATTCTAGTTCTTCGTCATGCAGAACGTGGAGATGACTTCAGCAAGTGGGGCCAGCTGACTCAAAATGGAATTCAGCAGAGTCGTGAACTCGGACGTAAACTGAAAAATGGTGTCCCCGCTTTTTACGGACATTCGCCCTTCCTTCGCACCAAGGATACAGGCCGCTACATTGCCATGGAACGTGGTGACATTGCCGAAGGTGCGGAACTTCAAAATTCCGTAGAGCTGGAATCCCTAGGGGATGACTGGTACGTGAAGGACATGAACCAGCACGAACAGGACAAGAATCAGATGGGTGGCGGTTGGCAGCTGTTCTCCAAGTGGGCTTTTGAAGGCGGCTATGAGCAGGGCATGTACGACATGGCTTCCCGCAGCGTGGAACTGATTACGCAACAATTGATTCCAAGTATCCCTAGCGAATATTCCATGGGTATTTTCATTTCACATGACAAGGTGCTGGTTCCTCTCGTTGCCTACTGCACCGATCGCAAGGTGGATCTTCGCTATTGGCAAAATGGCAAATGGACTGAAAATCTGCAGGGCATTGCCATTATCGTCAACGAAGACGGCTCCCGCAAATACATCCCTATGGATGGGCTGAAGTAGACGTCTTTTGGGAAAATATTGCCTAGAGGTTTTCTGAGCCAATCCTTGCCTGGATTGGCTTTCTTTTGTATATTCAGTACGTCCAAGAAATAAAAAAGGATTTACTATGCATAAGAAATTTGCAAATTATGAAATCCTTGCACTCGCATCGGCCTTTGCAGTGGGTTTAACGGCTTGCGGTGACGACTCTTCGACGAATCCTGCGGAAAGCTCCAGTTCTATAGAAATCTCCAGTCCCGCAGAATCATCCTCCTCGTCTGCCACATCTTTTGAAACGGGTTCCATGACGGACAGTCGTGATGGTCGCTCCTATAAGACGGTTACGATCGGGGAACAAACCTGGATGGCAGAAAATCTGAATTTCGCCTACAACGAACCGACATCGACGTTGGATTCGTCCAGTTTCTGCTACGATAACGAAAACGAGAATTGCGAAAAGTTCGGGCGCTTGTATTTGTGGAGCGCCGCGATGGACTCTGCTGCCGTGCTCAATGCCGATGGCAAGAGTTGCGGTGCCGGCGTCACCTGTGATGCCGCGGAATCCGTTCACGGTGTTTGCCCCGAGGGCTGGCGCCTTCCCCAAGTCAAGGATTGGAACATCTTGATTGCCGCTGTAGGAAATATGTTTACCGCTGGTGCCGACCTGAAATCTGCCGAAGGCTGGGAAGAAGGTGCCGGTCGTGATTCCTATGGATTCACTGCACTTCCTGCTGGCTATCGTCACTTTGGCGGAACATTTGGATCCATGGGTGAATACGCCTACTTCTGGACATCCGAGGAATATGTTGTGGATCATGCGAACTATCAATCTTTCGAATACAACAAGAACGATGCTGTTGGGAGCATGAGCGGCAAAAACAATGCTTA
Coding sequences within:
- a CDS encoding histidine phosphatase family protein yields the protein MKKYFCTLLFSLVALLAGCGEDGAHHAVANPVQDDVLDEFSSSSFVMELPVSSEYTLPSLSSSFLEWSSSSFVLWSSSSWENGLLSSSSLQQESSSSKEQESSSSKNLESSSSSEWSSSSSEQQSSSSVKLTLEQEVAMDRQYVAAGSYSEFQSVSNVLNQVQPNQKLILVLRHAERGDDFSKWGQLTQNGIQQSRELGRKLKNGVPAFYGHSPFLRTKDTGRYIAMERGDIAEGAELQNSVELESLGDDWYVKDMNQHEQDKNQMGGGWQLFSKWAFEGGYEQGMYDMASRSVELITQQLIPSIPSEYSMGIFISHDKVLVPLVAYCTDRKVDLRYWQNGKWTENLQGIAIIVNEDGSRKYIPMDGLK
- a CDS encoding fibrobacter succinogenes major paralogous domain-containing protein, whose protein sequence is MHKKFANYEILALASAFAVGLTACGDDSSTNPAESSSSIEISSPAESSSSSATSFETGSMTDSRDGRSYKTVTIGEQTWMAENLNFAYNEPTSTLDSSSFCYDNENENCEKFGRLYLWSAAMDSAAVLNADGKSCGAGVTCDAAESVHGVCPEGWRLPQVKDWNILIAAVGNMFTAGADLKSAEGWEEGAGRDSYGFTALPAGYRHFGGTFGSMGEYAYFWTSEEYVVDHANYQSFEYNKNDAVGSMSGKNNAYSVRCIKE